CACGTGATCGTCGACCACCACATACAGTGCTGTCAGGAGGGTGTTCAGTTCTTTGGTCACACATCGATCTTGAACACCCTCCGCCCCACGTCTCCGCAGCCGCGCCGACCACACCCTTCAAGGAATCACTCATCTAGGGCAGCGGGATGCGCACGACGAACTGACACCCGGAGCCGGCGTTTGCTACGCCGATCTCCCCTGAGTGTGCCTCCACGATGCCCCTGGCGATCGCCAGGCCGAGGCCGCCGCCGGCCTTGGTCGGCGTACGGGCCTGCTCACCGCGGAACGCCACGTCGAACACGTGCGGCAGGTCCCGTTCCGGGATGCCGCCGCAGGCGTCGTGCACGGCGACGTTGGCGGCGCCGTCCGCGACGTCGGCGGTCACCTCGATGGTGCCGTCCGACGGCGTATGCCTGATCGCGTTGACCAACAGGTTGCGCAACACCCGGCCCATGCCGTCCGCGTCGACCCGGATGGGGATGCCAGGCACGGCGTCGCCGACCACCCGCACGCCCTTGGCGTCCGCCACGGGGGTGACGCTGGCGACCGCGTCGGCGATCAGGTCGGCGAGACCGACCTGGTGCAGGCTGAGCCGCAGCGACCCGGAGTGGATGCGCGACAGCTCGAACAGGTCGTCGACCATCGCGGCGAGGCGATCGGCCTCCTGCCTGATCTGCGTGTGGTAGCGCGCGGCGGTCTCCGGCCCGTCGGTCACGTCGTCTTCGAGCGCCTCGGCCATCGCGCGGATGCCGGCCAACGGGGTACGCAGGTCGTGCGACATCCAGGCGACCAGGTTGCGCCGACTCGCCTCGAGCGCGGTCTCCCGTTGCCGCGCCCTGGTGAGCTTCTCGTCGGTGCTGGCGAGCTGTCGCGACACCCGTTCCAGCTCCGCGGGCAGGTCAGGCGGCGGCTGGTAGCCGGATCCGACGATCTGCGCCGCGTCGCCGAGCGCTCCCGTCGTGCTGGCGATCCTGCGCCCGAGCAGCCAGGCGGCCACCACACCCGCTGGGGCGGCGACGCCGAGCACCACCATGACGACGGTGAGGTCGTGCGTGTTGAGCAGCATGGCCAGCGCCACGACCACCACGCCCGCGAGCGTGGCCAGCACACTGCTGGCCGCCACCACCGCCT
This sequence is a window from Streptosporangiales bacterium. Protein-coding genes within it:
- a CDS encoding two-component sensor histidine kinase, whose protein sequence is MKDLLLVIAYAVPATAVVAGLGAVLLYVLRRRSLQLLQAVVAASSVLATLAGVVVVALAMLLNTHDLTVVMVVLGVAAPAGVVAAWLLGRRIASTTGALGDAAQIVGSGYQPPPDLPAELERVSRQLASTDEKLTRARQRETALEASRRNLVAWMSHDLRTPLAGIRAMAEALEDDVTDGPETAARYHTQIRQEADRLAAMVDDLFELSRIHSGSLRLSLHQVGLADLIADAVASVTPVADAKGVRVVGDAVPGIPIRVDADGMGRVLRNLLVNAIRHTPSDGTIEVTADVADGAANVAVHDACGGIPERDLPHVFDVAFRGEQARTPTKAGGGLGLAIARGIVEAHSGEIGVANAGSGCQFVVRIPLP